Proteins from a single region of Pyrus communis chromosome 6, drPyrComm1.1, whole genome shotgun sequence:
- the LOC137736797 gene encoding large ribosomal subunit protein uL15x produces the protein MTTRFKKNRKKRGHVSAGHGRIGKHRKHPGGRGNAGGMHHHRILFDKYHPGYFGKVGMRYFHKLRNKFYCPIVNVDKLWSLLPQEAKDKATKDNAPLIDVTQYGFFKVLGKGVLPQNQPVVVKAKLISKTAEKKIKEAGGAVVLTA, from the coding sequence ATGACGACCCGATTCAAGAAGAACCGCAAGAAGAGAGGCCACGTCAGCGCCGGTCACGGTCGTATCGGCAAGCACCGCAAGCATCCCGGAGGTCGCGGTAACGCCGGAGGCATGCACCACCACCGGATCCTCTTCGACAAGTACCATCCTGGGTATTTCGGTAAAGTCGGTATGAGGTACTTTCACAAGCTCCGCAACAAGTTCTACTGCCCCATCGTCAACGTCGACAAGCTCTGGTCGCTCCTCCCTCAGGAGGCCAAGGACAAGGCCACCAAGGACAACGCCCCGCTCATCGATGTGACTCAGTACGGCTTCTTCAAGGTCCTAGGCAAGGGCGTGTTGCCGCAGAACCAGCCCGTCGTGGTGAAGGCCAAGCTCATCTCCAAGACCGCAGAGAAGAAAATTAAGGAGGCCGGTGGCGCGGTCGTGCTCACCGCTTAG
- the LOC137737768 gene encoding uncharacterized protein, producing the protein MAVVVGNLALLLDVTSPRTVIPDRKTRPVALDTLLNLSLILPKRDPHSHAHNGFIAVKGFDSDGETRSQRVVARGKANSKVNGVNFDRDEEGNGNGYGDGDDQEPLDWEKKMRKRVKEIEERRELEKKAEEIQSRMEEDFEDDGREETEQEKRMRVRKELEKVAKEQAERRATAQLMFDLGQKAYGRGMYGRAIEFLEGALTIIPRPTLFGGEIQIWLAMAYEANNRHTDCIELYHQLEKKHPSVSIRRQAAELRYILQAPKLKISQEEMVTIPLIGSSYDSYAGTWSDKYKDKEPISSGTVTNQLSSSKDYFGDFMVWRPPIGLEKNQAFWIGLTLWLGLVGAALFIQN; encoded by the exons ATGGCCGTGGTTGTCGGAAACCTAGCTCTGCTACTAGACGTCACGTCGCCCAGGACCGTAATTCCAGACCGGAAGACTCGTCCGGTGGCGCTCGACACCCTTTTGAACCTGAGTCTGATCTTGCCGAAGCGGGACCCGCACAGTCACGCACACAACGGTTTTATCGCGGTAAAGGGGTTTGACTCGGACGGGGAGACTCGGAGCCAGCGAGTCGTGGCTCGGGGGAAGGCGAATTCGAAGGTAAACGGCGTGAACTTCGACAGGGACGAGGAGGGGAACGGGAATGGGTACGGGGACGGGGACGATCAGGAGCCGTTGGATTGGGAGAAGAAAATGCGGAAGAGGGTGAAGGAGATCGAGGAGAGGAGGGAGCTGGAGAAGAAGGCGGAGGAGATACAGAGCCGGATGGAGGAGGATTTTGAAGACGACGGCAGGGAGGAGACGGAGCAGGAGAAGCGGATGAGAGTGAGGAAAGAGCTGGAGAAG GTGGCTAAGGAGCAGGCGGAGCGGAGGGCCACGGCACAGTTGATGTTTGATTTGGGGCAGAAGGCGTATGGAAGGGGCATGTACGGCCGTGCCATTGAGTTTTTAGAAGGCGCGCTCACGATCATTCCTAGGCCCACGTTATTCGGTGGTGAG ATACAAATTTGGCTTGCTATGGCCTACGAGGCTAATAACCGCCATACCGATTGCATTGAACTTTACCATCAATTGGAGAAGAAGCACCCGAGTGTCAGCATCCGGCGCCAAGCCGCAGAGCTTCGTTACATTTTGCAAGCGCCAAAGCTCAAGATATCCCAAGAGGAGATGGTAACCATACCGCTCATTGGTTCCAGTTATGACAG CTATGCTGGAACGTGGAGTGATAAATACAAAGACAAGGAACCGATTAGCAGCGGAACAGTGACCAATCAGCTCTCTTCGTCTAAAGACTATTTCGGAGACTTTATGGTATGGCGGCCTCCAATCGGTCTGGAGAAAAACCAAGCCTTTTGGATAGGTTTGACATTGTGGTTGGGTTTAGTTGGAGCTGCCCTCTTTATTCAAAACTGA
- the LOC137737007 gene encoding ABC transporter B family member 26, chloroplastic: MAKPLCNFHPPFLSSFRHKQPLITITHRKLRHFTSATRTTTPNPRLSLSTHSSNSTRFHFSPPKSTSVNGYATTEEYKNGTEEADVQLSEKLRQLFAFLRSILPGGTWWSFSDEAEIKIFAKPVTVARALTRMWGLVARDRWVMFAAFSALIVAALSEISIPHYLTASIFTAQSGEVAVFHQNVRLLVLLCVVSGICSGIRGCCFGIANMLLVKRMRETLYSSLLVQDIFFFDTETVGDLTSRLGADCQQVSRVIGNDLNMILRNVLQGTGAMIYLLILSRPLGLCVLAICSTLAAIMLIYGRYQKKAAKLTQEFTASANEVAQETFSLVRTVRVYGTEEQELGRYKLWLGKLADISVRQSAAYGFWNLSFNALYHSTQVIAVLMGGMSILAGHITAEKLTKFILYSEWLIYSTWWVGDNISSLMQSVGASEKVFQLMDLLPSDQFISKGSKLQRLVGHVEFVNVSFHYPTRPTVSVLQNVSLSVKPNEVVAIVGLSGSGKSTLVNLLLRLYEPTNGQILIDGFPLQGLDVMWWRERIGFVGQEPKLFRMDISSNIRYGCTRDITQEDVEWAAKQAYAHDFILSLPNGYRTLVDDDLLSGGQKQRIAIARAILRDPTVLILDEATSALDAESEHNVKGVLRAVRSDKTTRRTVIIIAHRLSTIQAADRIVVMDAGRIVETGSHRELLVDGGLYARLTRRQADAVA, translated from the exons ATGGCCAAGCCCCTCTGCAACTTCCACCCTCCTTTCCTCTCCTCCTTCCGCCACAAACAACCTCTCATCACAATAACCCATCGGAAACTCCGCCATTTCACCTCCGCAACCCGAACCACCACCCCCAACCCTCGCCTTTCTCTCTCCACCCATTCCTCCAATTCCACACGCTTCCACTTCTCTCCCCCGAAATCGACCTCCGTCAACGGCTACGCGACCACCGAAGAGTACAAAAACGGCACCGAAGAAGCCGATGTCCAGCTGTCAGAGAAGCTCCGGCAACTCTTCGCGTTTCTCCGCTCGATATTACCGGGAGGGACTTGGTGGAGCTTCTCCGATGAGGCGGAGATTAAAATCTTCGCGAAGCCGGTGACTGTTGCGCGCGCTCTCACTCGGATGTGGGGCTTGGTTGCTCGTGACCGTTGGGTCATGTTTGCCGCTTTCTCTGCCCTAATTGTCGCTGCG cTTTCGGAGATATCCATACCGCATTACTTGACGGCGTCAATCTTCACGGCGCAGAGCGGCGAAGTCGCGGTGTTCCATCAAAATGTGCGGCTGTTGGTGCTTCTTTGTGTTGTTTCGGGAATTTGCAG TGGTATACGAGGATGCTGTTTCGGCATTGCAAATATGCTTCTT GTCAAGAGAATGAGGGAAACACTATACTCTTCGCTTCTTGTTCAG GATATATTCTTTTTTGACACCGAAACAGTTGGTGATTTGACGAGTAGGCTTGGGGCAGATTGTCAGCAAGTATCTCGAGTTATTGGGAATGATCTCAATATGATATTACGCAATGTTCTTCAG GGGACAGGCGCGATGATCTATTTACTAATTTTGTCACGGCCTCTTGGTTTATGCGTATTGGCGATATGCTCTACTTTAGCAGCAATTATGCTGATATATGGCCG ATACCAAAAGAAGGCTGCGAAGCTAACTCAGGAATTCACTGCTTCTGCCAATGAG GTTGCACAAGAGACATTCTCTTTGGTGAGAACTGTTCGTGTTTATGGAACAGAAGAACAAGAACTTGGAAG GTACAAACTCTGGCTGGGGAAACTAGCTGATATAAGTGTGCGGCAAAGTGCTGCATATGGTTTCTGGAACTTGAGCTTCAACGCTCTTTATCACTCAACACAG GTCATTGCCGTGCTGATGGGAGGAATGTCTATTCTTGCTGGCCATATTACAGCTGAGAAACTTACAAAGTTTATATTGTACAGCGAGTGGCTAATTTATTCAACATGGTGGGTGGGGGACAATATATCCTCTCTGATGCAATCTGTTGGGGCAAGTGAAAAAGTGTTCCAATTGATGGATCTATTGCCCAGCGACCAATTTATATCGAAAG GATCAAAGTTGCAAAGGCTGGTTGGACATGTTGAGTTTGTAAATGTGTCTTTTCACTATCCTACAAGACCAACG GTATCTGTACTGCAAAACGTCAGCTTATCGGTGAAACCTAATGAAGTGGTTGCTATT GTTGGTCTTAGTGGGAGTGGAAAAAGCACACTAGTGAATCTTTTGCTCCGTCTTTATGAGCCAACAAATGGTCAG ATTTTGATTGATGGCTTTCCTCTACAAGGTTTAGATGTCATGTGGTGGAGGGAAAGAATCGGATTTGTTGGACAG GAACCCAAACTTTTCCGTATGGACATTAGCTCAAATATTAGATATGGATGCACTAGAGATATAACACAggaagatgtagaatgggctgcaAAGCAGGCATATGCACATGATTTCATTTTATCCCTGCCCAATGGATATCGTACGCTTGTCGATGACGATTTGCTTAGTGGGGGACAAAAGCAACGAATtgctattgccagggctatccTTAGGGACCCAACCGTTTTGATCCTTGATGAAGCCACAAGCGCACTGGATGCAGAGAGTGAACACAACGTGAAG GGTGTTCTTCGTGCTGTCAGAAGTGATAAGACAACGAGGAGAACTGTCATCATTATTGCCCACAG GCTATCGACCATACAAGCTGCTGACAGGATAGTGGTAATGGATGCTGGTAGAATTGTTGAG ACTGGCAGTCACAGGGAGCTTCTCGTTGATGGTGGCCTCTATGCACGACTGACGAGAAGACAAGCTGATGCTGTGGCATGA